A window of the Acidobacteriota bacterium genome harbors these coding sequences:
- the hflX gene encoding GTPase HflX, whose protein sequence is MSTLEGNTLGLKASQIKRLEKLYQRRLSPRALVTQEFARQLTEISSEIRRQIGALINRQGQVEYVIVGDAKGIVIPDLKRHRIGQGRFRGLRCIHTQLSGEGLTQDDLTDLALLRLDMMAVLSITPDGLPGWIEAAHLLPASPNLASPQLPPPTDPLDDLLTETTASSAEGAVGELNSAPWAILPKTPPSQLSVDFLELIDSLEAEFARTAGKRGAKDRRDRAILVTVTTQSLTQAQESIEELHELALSSGLVVVDMILQKRQQLDPRTVLGKGKLQELIIRSLRQSADMIIFDQDLSPSQVRSIEGATDLKVIDRTQLILDIFAQRAQSREGKIQVELAQLKYLLPRLTGKGADMSRLEGGIGGRGPGETKLEVDRRRARDRITALERQLEDVRRIREARRAKRSRRGLPVVSIVGYTNAGKSTLLNTLTSSEVLAESRMFATLDPTSRRLRLPREREIIINDTVGFIRDLPETLIAAFKATLEELEDSDLLVHLVDCHLPDFAHRIEAVERILAELKLHKIPRILVFNKCDLVDAEQVENLCVSNQALAISAVSPETLSPLLDEIDHRLAESGKSALVPVFSSEYVVEE, encoded by the coding sequence TGAAGGCAATACCCTTGGTCTCAAAGCAAGCCAGATCAAGCGTCTCGAAAAACTCTATCAACGACGATTGTCACCGCGAGCCCTGGTCACCCAGGAATTTGCGCGCCAGTTAACTGAAATTTCATCTGAAATCCGCCGACAAATCGGGGCTTTGATCAATCGGCAAGGTCAGGTTGAATATGTCATTGTTGGCGATGCCAAAGGGATTGTCATTCCGGATTTAAAACGTCACCGCATTGGTCAAGGGCGATTTCGCGGCCTTCGATGTATCCATACCCAGCTTTCTGGTGAAGGACTCACCCAGGATGATTTGACCGATCTTGCCTTGTTACGGCTGGATATGATGGCTGTCTTGAGCATCACCCCGGATGGGTTACCGGGGTGGATTGAGGCCGCCCATTTACTCCCAGCCTCTCCGAATCTGGCCTCTCCACAACTCCCCCCGCCAACTGATCCACTTGACGATTTGCTGACTGAGACCACCGCTTCATCGGCTGAGGGTGCCGTCGGGGAACTCAATTCAGCTCCCTGGGCGATCCTTCCCAAAACGCCACCCAGCCAGTTGTCAGTTGATTTTCTTGAACTGATTGACTCGCTTGAAGCTGAATTTGCCCGCACAGCAGGGAAACGGGGGGCGAAAGACCGACGTGACCGGGCCATTTTGGTGACGGTCACCACCCAAAGTCTGACACAGGCCCAGGAATCAATTGAAGAACTCCATGAACTGGCCCTGTCAAGTGGGTTGGTGGTGGTGGATATGATTCTCCAAAAACGCCAGCAGCTTGATCCCCGAACCGTGTTGGGAAAAGGCAAGCTCCAGGAGTTGATCATTCGCAGTCTTCGCCAGTCCGCCGATATGATCATTTTCGACCAGGATTTGTCACCGTCCCAGGTGCGATCAATCGAGGGCGCGACCGACTTAAAAGTGATTGACCGAACGCAGCTCATCCTCGACATTTTTGCGCAACGGGCACAAAGCCGGGAAGGGAAGATCCAGGTTGAACTGGCCCAACTCAAGTACCTGCTGCCCCGGCTCACTGGAAAAGGGGCGGATATGTCACGGCTGGAAGGTGGCATTGGGGGACGCGGACCTGGGGAAACCAAACTGGAAGTGGATCGCCGGCGGGCACGCGACCGGATTACTGCCCTGGAGCGTCAGTTGGAAGATGTGCGCCGAATTCGAGAGGCCCGCCGAGCCAAACGGTCACGCCGTGGATTGCCCGTCGTTTCCATCGTTGGATATACAAACGCAGGGAAATCAACGCTTTTAAATACATTGACTTCGAGTGAAGTGCTGGCTGAAAGTCGGATGTTTGCCACCCTTGATCCCACCAGCCGACGGTTACGACTCCCGAGGGAGCGTGAAATTATTATCAACGACACCGTGGGGTTTATTCGGGACTTGCCGGAAACCTTGATCGCTGCCTTCAAAGCGACCCTTGAGGAACTTGAAGACTCAGACTTGCTGGTCCATCTGGTTGATTGCCATTTGCCTGATTTTGCCCATCGGATTGAGGCGGTCGAGCGGATTCTGGCGGAACTCAAGTTACATAAAATTCCCCGAATCCTCGTCTTTAACAAATGTGATCTGGTTGATGCCGAACAGGTTGAAAACCTCTGTGTTTCCAACCAGGCACTGGCAATTTCCGCTGTTTCCCCTGAAACCCTGTCTCCTTTGCTGGATGAGATTGATCATCGGCTGGCAGAATCCGGCAAATCCGCCTTGGTTCCAGTCTTTAGTTCGGAGTATGTTGTGGAGGAGTAG